The following are from one region of the Longimicrobium sp. genome:
- a CDS encoding ABC transporter ATP-binding protein produces MLIVRDLEKSYRSGGQQLAVLRNVNFRVDAGETVAIVGHSGSGKTTLLGLLAGLDSPSRGSVELEGTDLGTLSEDGRARLRRERIGFVFQAFQLIPTLTARENVEVPLELRGTPDPARAQELLARVGLGDRGHHYPAQLSGGEQQRVAIARAFIHAPTVLFADEPTGNLDRTTGTRIIDLLFELNREQGTTLVLVTHDPDLATRAGRVIRLEDGAVVGDERSAA; encoded by the coding sequence ATGCTCATCGTTCGTGATCTTGAAAAGAGCTATCGGAGCGGCGGGCAGCAGCTCGCCGTGCTCCGCAATGTGAACTTCCGCGTGGATGCGGGCGAAACGGTCGCCATCGTGGGCCACTCCGGGAGCGGAAAGACGACGCTCCTGGGCCTGCTCGCCGGGCTCGACAGCCCCTCCCGCGGCTCCGTGGAGCTGGAGGGGACCGACCTGGGCACCCTCTCCGAGGACGGCCGCGCCCGGCTGCGCAGGGAGCGGATCGGCTTCGTCTTCCAGGCGTTCCAGCTGATCCCCACTCTTACCGCGCGGGAGAACGTAGAGGTCCCCCTGGAGCTGCGCGGCACGCCCGACCCCGCCCGCGCCCAGGAGTTGCTGGCGCGCGTGGGGCTCGGCGACCGCGGGCACCACTATCCCGCCCAGCTCTCCGGCGGCGAGCAGCAGCGGGTGGCCATCGCGCGCGCCTTCATCCACGCCCCCACCGTGCTCTTTGCCGACGAGCCCACGGGGAACCTGGACCGCACCACCGGCACCCGCATCATCGACCTCCTCTTCGAGCTGAACCGCGAGCAGGGGACGACGCTGGTGCTCGTCACGCACGACCCGGACCTCGCCACGCGCGCGGGCCGCGTGATCCGACTGGAGGACGGCGCCGTCGTCGGCGACGAGCGGAGCGCCGCGTGA